The genomic stretch CGTCCATGGGCGAGGTTAGCACGATCGGTCTCGATATAGCGAAGTCGGTGTTTCAGGTTCACGGCGTAGACGCTGATGGCGCGGTGGTGATCCGCAAGCGCGTCGGTCGAGTGAAGGTGTTGGAGTTCTTCTCAGGGCTACCGCCTTGCCTGGTTGGCATCGAGGCATGTCCGACCGCACATCATTGGAGCCGTGAGCTTCAAGCGCTTGGCCACACGGTGAGGCTAATGCCGCCGAGCTATGTGAAGGCCTATGTCAAGCGCAGCAAGAACGACGCCAATGACGCTGCCGCCATCTGCGAGGCGGTTACCCGACCGTCGATGCGATTTGTACCGACAAAATCGGAGCAGCAGCAGTCTGCATTGATGCTACATCGCAGCCGACAGCTTCTCGTCCGCCAGCGCACGATGCTGTCGAATGCGATCCGCGGGCATTTGGCTGAGCTCGGCATTATCTCGGCGAAAGGCCGCAATGGCACGGCCGAACTGCTTGAGATCATCGCAAATGAGAAGGATGATCGCATCCCAGCACTGGCACGTTTGAGCCTTGCCATTCTTTCTCGCCAATATGCAGCCATCACGGCCGAGATTGGAATCCTCGAGAAGCACATCCATGCCTGGCACCGGTCGTGTGAAGAAAGCCGGCGGCTGGAAGAGATCCCCGGTGTCGGCCCGATCGTCGCCACCGCCCTGATCGCCGAGGTTGGTGATTGGACGGCATTCTCGTCGGGCCGCAGTCTCGCCGCCTGGATCGGGTTGGTGCCCAGACAGCATTCGACCGGCGGCAAGGAGCGGCTCGGCAGGATTTCAAAGCAGGGGAATCGACATTTGCGATGGCTGCTAGTCGCCGGCGCAATGGCTGTCATCCGATATGCACGTCAGCACGGCACGAAGCGGCTTTGGCTGGCTCGCCTAATGGGTCGCCGGCCGACCAAGGTGGCGGCTGTTGCGCTCGCCA from Candidatus Saccharimonadia bacterium encodes the following:
- a CDS encoding IS110 family transposase, coding for MGEVSTIGLDIAKSVFQVHGVDADGAVVIRKRVGRVKVLEFFSGLPPCLVGIEACPTAHHWSRELQALGHTVRLMPPSYVKAYVKRSKNDANDAAAICEAVTRPSMRFVPTKSEQQQSALMLHRSRQLLVRQRTMLSNAIRGHLAELGIISAKGRNGTAELLEIIANEKDDRIPALARLSLAILSRQYAAITAEIGILEKHIHAWHRSCEESRRLEEIPGVGPIVATALIAEVGDWTAFSSGRSLAAWIGLVPRQHSTGGKERLGRISKQGNRHLRWLLVAGAMAVIRYARQHGTKRLWLARLMGRRPTKVAAVALANKIARMAWAMMVRGERFKESRLLPASA